In Haladaptatus sp. QDMS2, a single window of DNA contains:
- a CDS encoding acyl-CoA dehydrogenase family protein, with translation MVEIPTDTVALSEQQRLVRDSIRDICSEFDDEYWQEKDENNEYPQAFVDELAAGGWFGILIPEEYGGAGMGTRETVVMMEEIAASGGGFAAAQAIHGGIYNSVPIVKYGSDELKADLLPKVADGRKAIQSLGLTEPNAGSDSTSIETTATRDGDEYVIDGQKIWISRVDASDYLLVVARTTPKSEVEKRTRGISLILVDIEEAKANGQLEMKPIPKSASNAVHAFELWFEGLRVPTANRIGEEGKGFYHLLDGLNEERLVIAAECIGLGELALDRGVRYARDRVVFDRPIGSNQAIQHPLAEAYARVQAAKQMTYSAAADVDGNSSRDVGAQANMAKFLAADAAFEAADAAVQCHGGFGIAREYHVERYFREARLTRLVPITQELVLNYVGTKVLNLPRSY, from the coding sequence ATGGTCGAGATACCGACCGATACGGTAGCGCTATCGGAACAACAGCGACTGGTGCGTGACAGTATTCGGGACATCTGTAGCGAGTTCGACGACGAGTACTGGCAGGAGAAAGACGAGAACAACGAGTACCCGCAGGCGTTCGTCGACGAACTCGCGGCGGGTGGCTGGTTTGGTATCCTCATTCCCGAGGAGTACGGCGGCGCGGGCATGGGGACGAGAGAAACGGTCGTGATGATGGAAGAAATCGCCGCGAGCGGCGGGGGCTTCGCCGCGGCGCAGGCTATTCACGGTGGCATCTACAACAGCGTCCCCATCGTCAAGTACGGCAGCGACGAGTTGAAAGCCGACCTGCTCCCGAAGGTGGCAGACGGCCGAAAGGCGATTCAGTCGCTGGGGCTGACCGAACCGAACGCCGGGTCAGACTCGACGTCTATCGAGACGACAGCGACCAGAGACGGTGACGAGTACGTCATCGACGGCCAGAAAATCTGGATTTCGCGGGTGGACGCGAGCGATTATCTCCTCGTCGTCGCGCGAACGACGCCGAAGTCGGAGGTCGAGAAACGGACGCGTGGCATCTCTCTCATCCTCGTCGATATCGAGGAGGCGAAGGCGAACGGCCAACTCGAAATGAAGCCGATTCCGAAGTCTGCGAGCAACGCCGTCCACGCCTTCGAACTCTGGTTCGAGGGCCTGCGCGTGCCGACGGCCAACCGCATCGGTGAGGAGGGTAAGGGCTTCTACCACCTGCTCGACGGGCTGAACGAGGAGCGACTGGTCATCGCCGCCGAGTGCATCGGCCTCGGCGAACTGGCGCTCGACCGTGGCGTGCGGTACGCCCGCGACCGGGTCGTGTTCGACCGGCCAATCGGCTCGAATCAGGCCATCCAGCACCCGCTGGCCGAGGCGTACGCCCGGGTGCAGGCGGCGAAACAGATGACCTACAGCGCGGCGGCGGACGTCGACGGCAATTCGAGCCGTGACGTGGGTGCACAGGCGAACATGGCGAAGTTCCTCGCGGCGGATGCCGCGTTCGAGGCCGCGGACGCGGCGGTGCAGTGCCACGGCGGGTTCGGTATCGCTCGGGAGTACCACGTCGAACGTTACTTCCGCGAGGCAAGACTTACGCGCCTCGTCCCGATTACGCAGGAACTCGTGCTCAACTACGTAGGGACGAAAGTGCTCAACCTTCCCCGTTCCTACTGA
- a CDS encoding acetyl-CoA hydrolase/transferase C-terminal domain-containing protein — protein sequence MDLPPTRTSGALPIGSPATAAERISDDATLVLSGFGRAGYPKAVPLALAESDRDLSLTIVSGGSVGDEVDTALVEAGAIARRFPYQATASARAAVNDATIAFHDRHISRLGDEVALGHYGDPDVAIVEAVAVGEDWLIPTTSVGHTPSYVQSAEKLIVEVNHAQPLALAALHDVYQRALPPRREPIPLRGPGDRIGSAKVSFAPEKLELVVETDRPDKPYEFREPNGADRQVAANLAGFLASEFAESPLYEEAVNLQFGVGSLGNALMASFEAFDFGDRAVAYYGEVIQDGLLDLIDAGTLDSASAASLALSAAGQQRLFEDIDRYAESVVVRNADISNSPALIDQLGVIGVNSALEVDIFGNANSTHIGGTHIVNGIGGSGDFSRTSTLAVIALSSTAKDGEISRIVPFVPHVDHTEHDICVVVTEQGVADLRGLSPRERATALIENCAHPRYEEALTTYLRRAESSGGHIPLDTAAAFDWTD from the coding sequence ATGGACCTACCCCCAACTCGAACGAGCGGTGCATTGCCCATCGGCTCGCCAGCGACGGCAGCCGAACGTATCAGCGACGATGCCACGCTCGTCTTGAGCGGGTTCGGCCGAGCCGGCTATCCGAAGGCCGTCCCACTGGCGCTCGCAGAGAGCGACCGGGACCTGTCGCTCACCATCGTCTCCGGCGGCAGCGTCGGCGACGAAGTCGATACCGCGCTGGTCGAAGCCGGCGCAATCGCGCGTCGGTTCCCCTATCAGGCAACCGCGAGTGCGCGGGCGGCGGTCAACGACGCGACCATCGCGTTCCACGACCGCCACATTTCTCGACTCGGCGACGAGGTGGCGCTCGGCCACTACGGCGACCCGGACGTTGCCATCGTGGAGGCAGTCGCCGTGGGCGAAGACTGGCTCATTCCGACGACGTCCGTGGGTCACACGCCGTCGTACGTCCAGAGCGCGGAGAAGCTCATCGTCGAGGTGAACCACGCACAACCGCTCGCGCTCGCGGCACTCCACGACGTGTACCAGCGGGCGTTGCCACCACGGCGCGAACCAATTCCCTTGCGCGGGCCCGGCGACCGAATCGGGTCTGCGAAGGTATCGTTCGCGCCAGAGAAACTGGAACTGGTGGTGGAAACAGATCGGCCTGACAAACCCTACGAGTTTCGCGAACCGAACGGCGCAGACCGGCAGGTAGCAGCCAACCTCGCCGGGTTCCTGGCTTCGGAATTTGCCGAGAGTCCGCTGTACGAGGAGGCGGTCAATCTCCAGTTCGGCGTCGGCAGTCTCGGGAACGCGCTCATGGCGTCGTTCGAGGCATTCGACTTCGGCGACCGCGCCGTCGCCTACTACGGCGAGGTCATCCAGGACGGACTGCTCGACCTCATCGACGCCGGCACCCTCGACTCGGCGAGCGCCGCGTCGCTCGCGCTGTCCGCCGCGGGCCAGCAACGATTGTTCGAGGACATCGACCGGTACGCGGAGTCCGTCGTCGTGCGAAACGCGGACATCTCGAACAGTCCGGCGCTCATCGACCAGTTGGGCGTCATCGGCGTGAACAGCGCACTCGAGGTCGACATCTTCGGAAACGCGAACTCGACGCACATCGGAGGCACCCACATCGTCAACGGCATCGGCGGGAGTGGCGATTTCAGCCGCACGAGCACGCTGGCTGTCATCGCCCTCTCGTCGACCGCGAAGGACGGCGAAATTTCGCGAATCGTCCCGTTCGTCCCGCACGTAGACCACACCGAACACGACATCTGCGTCGTGGTGACCGAACAGGGCGTCGCCGACCTTCGCGGCCTCTCTCCCAGAGAACGGGCGACAGCACTCATCGAGAACTGCGCCCACCCACGGTACGAAGAGGCACTCACTACCTACTTGCGGCGGGCCGAATCGAGCGGCGGGCACATCCCGCTCGATACGGCTGCCGCATTCGACTGGACCGACTGA
- a CDS encoding MaoC family dehydratase yields the protein MTETTDRRLVAGWEGRYYEDFTVGDIYKHPYGRTVTETDNVWFTNISMNLNPMHFNEAYAAQTEFGERLVDGTFVIALAVGMSVIDVSANATANLGYDAIRHHGPVYHGDTLFAESEVLEKRESSSRDHVGIVTTELRTYNQDGDLVLSLERTPMVLKREYAKPSAAKPTGWPEGIGTQSEDLDD from the coding sequence ATGACCGAAACTACCGACCGACGGCTGGTCGCCGGATGGGAAGGACGTTACTACGAAGATTTCACCGTCGGTGACATCTACAAACACCCATACGGCCGTACCGTCACTGAGACTGACAACGTCTGGTTCACGAACATCTCGATGAACCTGAACCCAATGCACTTCAACGAGGCGTACGCTGCCCAGACGGAGTTCGGCGAACGACTCGTAGACGGCACGTTCGTCATCGCGCTCGCCGTCGGGATGAGCGTCATCGACGTGTCGGCGAACGCGACGGCGAACCTCGGTTACGACGCCATCCGCCACCACGGACCCGTCTACCACGGCGACACGCTGTTCGCAGAGAGCGAAGTGCTCGAAAAGCGCGAGAGCAGTTCCCGCGACCACGTCGGCATCGTCACGACCGAACTTCGCACCTACAACCAGGACGGCGACCTCGTCCTCTCGCTCGAACGCACGCCGATGGTGCTGAAACGCGAGTACGCGAAACCGTCGGCGGCGAAACCCACTGGCTGGCCTGAAGGCATCGGGACTCAGTCGGAGGACCTCGACGACTGA
- a CDS encoding aspartate/glutamate racemase family protein: protein MKIKAINPNTTQEMTENIGRVADRYTADTTEIVAVSPARGPVSIESYYDDYLAVPGLLEEILNDPDEEFDAFIVACWGDPGIEACREVTEKPVVGIAEASMYVANMLGAKFSVATILPRAKHFIEAAVIKTGLQSQCASVRCTDLTVIETETAREATVEGLLEVSWQAIEEDGAEVICLGCAGMGGLDEALEAELPVPVIDSVGAAAVLAESLVSLGKSTSKIMTFKPPEAKEIKGYGDLYQHTD from the coding sequence ATGAAAATCAAAGCCATCAACCCGAACACGACCCAGGAAATGACCGAGAACATCGGACGGGTCGCGGACCGATACACAGCCGACACGACGGAAATCGTGGCCGTTTCACCGGCACGGGGACCGGTTTCCATCGAATCCTACTACGACGACTACCTCGCGGTTCCGGGCCTCTTAGAAGAGATACTGAACGATCCAGACGAGGAGTTCGACGCCTTCATCGTCGCCTGCTGGGGCGACCCCGGCATCGAGGCCTGTCGCGAGGTAACCGAGAAACCGGTGGTCGGCATCGCCGAAGCCTCGATGTACGTCGCGAACATGCTCGGCGCGAAATTTTCCGTCGCCACCATCCTCCCGCGCGCGAAACACTTCATCGAGGCCGCGGTCATCAAAACCGGCCTCCAGTCGCAGTGCGCCTCGGTGCGCTGTACCGACCTCACTGTCATCGAGACGGAGACGGCGCGGGAGGCGACGGTAGAGGGACTCCTCGAAGTGAGTTGGCAGGCCATCGAAGAAGACGGCGCGGAGGTCATCTGCCTCGGGTGTGCGGGCATGGGCGGCCTCGACGAGGCACTCGAAGCCGAACTGCCGGTTCCCGTCATCGACAGCGTCGGCGCGGCCGCCGTCCTCGCAGAGTCGCTGGTCTCGCTCGGGAAGTCAACGAGCAAGATTATGACGTTCAAGCCCCCCGAGGCGAAGGAAATCAAGGGATACGGCGACCTGTACCAGCACACTGACTGA